From a single Theropithecus gelada isolate Dixy chromosome 10, Tgel_1.0, whole genome shotgun sequence genomic region:
- the BFSP1 gene encoding filensin isoform X2 — translation MVFEISEKQPPRRRKYENECECQLLLKEMLERLNKEADEALLHNLRLQLEAQFLQDDISAAKDRHKKNLLEVQTYISILQQIIHTTPPASIVTSGMREEKLLTEREVAALRSQLEEGREVLAHLQAQRVELQAQTTTLEQAIKSAHECYDDEIQLYNEQIETLRKEIEETERVLEKSSYDCRQLAVAQQTLKNELDRYHRIIEIEGNRLSSAFIETPIPLFTQSHGVSLSTGSGGKDLTRALQDITAAKPRQKGLPKNVPRRKEIIAKDKTNGALEDAPLKGLEDTKLVQVVLKEESESKFESESKEVSPLTQEGAPEDVPDGGQISKSFGKVYRMVKEKVRSPKEPETPTELYTKERHVVVTGDANYVDPRFCVYPVTAKGGVAVSIAEDSVLYDGQLEPSPESPKPPLENGQVGLQEKEDGQPIDQQPTDKEIEPDGKELEVPEEKREGEEQDEGTGRPCPVVTPGAEEPSIPQPPKPVADQDGAEGLGTRGRSLPEKGPPRALAYKTVEVVESIEKISTESIQTYEETAVIVETMIGKTKSDKKKSGEKSS, via the exons GTACGAAAATGAGTGTGAATGTCAACTCCTGCTAAAAGAAATGCTTGAACGGCTTAACAAG GAAGCTGATGAAGCCTTGCTGCATAACCTGCGCCTTCAGCTGGAAGCCCAATTTTTGCAAGACGATATCAGTGCGGCGAAGGACAGGCACAAGAAG AATCTTCTGGAAGTTCAGACCTATATCAGCATCCTGCAGCAGATCATCCACACCACTCCTCCAGCATCCATTGTGACGAGTGGGATGAGGGAG GAGAAGCTCCTGACGGAGCGGGAGGTGGCCGCTCTGCGGAGTCAGCTGGAGGAGGGCCGCGAGGTGCTCGCCCACCTGCAGGCGCAGAGAGTGGAGCTGCAGGCCCAG ACAACAACTCTGGAACAAGCTATTAAAAGTGCCCATGAGTGTTATGACGATGAGATTCAGCTTTATAACGAGCAGATTGAGACATTGCGCAAGGAGATTGAGGAGACAGAGCGGGTCCTGGAGAAGTCTTCTTACGACTGCCGGCAGCTGGCGGTCGCCCAGCAAACCCTGAAGAATGAGCTGGACCGGTATCATCGTATCATCGAGATTGAAGGCAACAG GCTGAGCTCTGCCTTCATTGAAACTCCCATTCCCCTGTTCACCCAGAGCCATGGAGTCTCTCTCAGCACTGGATCTGGTGGGAAAG ATCTTACCAGGGCTCTGCAGGATATAACAGCAGCAAAACCAAGACAAAAAGGCCTCCCCAAGAATGTTCCAAGGAGAAAGGAGATTATAGCAAAAGACAAAACCAACGGAGCTCTGGAAGATGCACCATTAAAAGGTTTGGAAGACACAAAGCTGGTACAGGTGGTACTTAAAGAGGAAAGTGAATCTAAGTTTGAATCAGAAAGTAAAGAAGTAAGTCCCCTGACACAAGAAGGGGCTCCAGAGGATGTGCCAGACGGAGGGCAGATAAGCAAAAGCTTTGGGAAAGTATACAGGATGGTCAAGGAGAAAGTGAGAAGCCCCAAAGAGCCTGAGACCCCCACTGAGCTCTACACCAAAGAGCGGCACGTGGTGGTCACAGGGGATGCCAATTACGTGGACCCTAGGTTCTGTGTCTACCCCGTCACAGCCAAAGGTGGGGTGGCTGTTTCCATCGCGGAAGACTCTGTGCTTTATGATGGCCAGTTGGAGCCCTCTCCTGAGTCACCTAAGCCCCCTTTAGAGAATGGGCAGGTGGGTCTGCAGGAGAAAGAAGATGGACAGCCAATTGACCAGCAGCCTACAGACAAGGAGATTGAGCCAGATGGCAAAGAGCTGGAAGTCCCTGAGGAGAAACGTGAGGGTGAGGAGCAGGACGAGGGGACTGGGAGACCCTGTCCCGTGGTCACACCCGGTGCAGAGGAACCGTCTATACCCCAGCCTCCAAAGCCTGTGGCTGATCAGGATGGAGCCGAGGGGCTTGGGACTAGGGGCAGAAGCCTGCCAGAAAAAGGCCCTCCCAGGGCTTTGGCCTATAAGACAGTAGAAGTGGTGGAATCTATCGAGAAGATTTCCACAGAGAGCATTcagacatatgaagaaactgCTGTGATCGTGGAGACCATGATTGGAAAGACAAAGTCAGACAAGAAGAAATCAGGAGAGAAGAGCTCTTAA
- the BFSP1 gene encoding filensin isoform X3, translating to MLERLNKEADEALLHNLRLQLEAQFLQDDISAAKDRHKKNLLEVQTYISILQQIIHTTPPASIVTSGMREEKLLTEREVAALRSQLEEGREVLAHLQAQRVELQAQTTTLEQAIKSAHECYDDEIQLYNEQIETLRKEIEETERVLEKSSYDCRQLAVAQQTLKNELDRYHRIIEIEGNRLSSAFIETPIPLFTQSHGVSLSTGSGGKDLTRALQDITAAKPRQKGLPKNVPRRKEIIAKDKTNGALEDAPLKGLEDTKLVQVVLKEESESKFESESKEVSPLTQEGAPEDVPDGGQISKSFGKVYRMVKEKVRSPKEPETPTELYTKERHVVVTGDANYVDPRFCVYPVTAKGGVAVSIAEDSVLYDGQLEPSPESPKPPLENGQVGLQEKEDGQPIDQQPTDKEIEPDGKELEVPEEKREGEEQDEGTGRPCPVVTPGAEEPSIPQPPKPVADQDGAEGLGTRGRSLPEKGPPRALAYKTVEVVESIEKISTESIQTYEETAVIVETMIGKTKSDKKKSGEKSS from the exons ATGCTTGAACGGCTTAACAAG GAAGCTGATGAAGCCTTGCTGCATAACCTGCGCCTTCAGCTGGAAGCCCAATTTTTGCAAGACGATATCAGTGCGGCGAAGGACAGGCACAAGAAG AATCTTCTGGAAGTTCAGACCTATATCAGCATCCTGCAGCAGATCATCCACACCACTCCTCCAGCATCCATTGTGACGAGTGGGATGAGGGAG GAGAAGCTCCTGACGGAGCGGGAGGTGGCCGCTCTGCGGAGTCAGCTGGAGGAGGGCCGCGAGGTGCTCGCCCACCTGCAGGCGCAGAGAGTGGAGCTGCAGGCCCAG ACAACAACTCTGGAACAAGCTATTAAAAGTGCCCATGAGTGTTATGACGATGAGATTCAGCTTTATAACGAGCAGATTGAGACATTGCGCAAGGAGATTGAGGAGACAGAGCGGGTCCTGGAGAAGTCTTCTTACGACTGCCGGCAGCTGGCGGTCGCCCAGCAAACCCTGAAGAATGAGCTGGACCGGTATCATCGTATCATCGAGATTGAAGGCAACAG GCTGAGCTCTGCCTTCATTGAAACTCCCATTCCCCTGTTCACCCAGAGCCATGGAGTCTCTCTCAGCACTGGATCTGGTGGGAAAG ATCTTACCAGGGCTCTGCAGGATATAACAGCAGCAAAACCAAGACAAAAAGGCCTCCCCAAGAATGTTCCAAGGAGAAAGGAGATTATAGCAAAAGACAAAACCAACGGAGCTCTGGAAGATGCACCATTAAAAGGTTTGGAAGACACAAAGCTGGTACAGGTGGTACTTAAAGAGGAAAGTGAATCTAAGTTTGAATCAGAAAGTAAAGAAGTAAGTCCCCTGACACAAGAAGGGGCTCCAGAGGATGTGCCAGACGGAGGGCAGATAAGCAAAAGCTTTGGGAAAGTATACAGGATGGTCAAGGAGAAAGTGAGAAGCCCCAAAGAGCCTGAGACCCCCACTGAGCTCTACACCAAAGAGCGGCACGTGGTGGTCACAGGGGATGCCAATTACGTGGACCCTAGGTTCTGTGTCTACCCCGTCACAGCCAAAGGTGGGGTGGCTGTTTCCATCGCGGAAGACTCTGTGCTTTATGATGGCCAGTTGGAGCCCTCTCCTGAGTCACCTAAGCCCCCTTTAGAGAATGGGCAGGTGGGTCTGCAGGAGAAAGAAGATGGACAGCCAATTGACCAGCAGCCTACAGACAAGGAGATTGAGCCAGATGGCAAAGAGCTGGAAGTCCCTGAGGAGAAACGTGAGGGTGAGGAGCAGGACGAGGGGACTGGGAGACCCTGTCCCGTGGTCACACCCGGTGCAGAGGAACCGTCTATACCCCAGCCTCCAAAGCCTGTGGCTGATCAGGATGGAGCCGAGGGGCTTGGGACTAGGGGCAGAAGCCTGCCAGAAAAAGGCCCTCCCAGGGCTTTGGCCTATAAGACAGTAGAAGTGGTGGAATCTATCGAGAAGATTTCCACAGAGAGCATTcagacatatgaagaaactgCTGTGATCGTGGAGACCATGATTGGAAAGACAAAGTCAGACAAGAAGAAATCAGGAGAGAAGAGCTCTTAA
- the BFSP1 gene encoding filensin isoform X1, with the protein MYRRSYVFQTRKEQYERADEASRAAEPERPADEGWAGATSLAALQGLGERVAAHVQRARALEQRHAGLRRQLDAFQRLGELAGPEDALARQVESNRQRARDLAAERTRLERQGTEAQRALDEFRSKYENECECQLLLKEMLERLNKEADEALLHNLRLQLEAQFLQDDISAAKDRHKKNLLEVQTYISILQQIIHTTPPASIVTSGMREEKLLTEREVAALRSQLEEGREVLAHLQAQRVELQAQTTTLEQAIKSAHECYDDEIQLYNEQIETLRKEIEETERVLEKSSYDCRQLAVAQQTLKNELDRYHRIIEIEGNRLSSAFIETPIPLFTQSHGVSLSTGSGGKDLTRALQDITAAKPRQKGLPKNVPRRKEIIAKDKTNGALEDAPLKGLEDTKLVQVVLKEESESKFESESKEVSPLTQEGAPEDVPDGGQISKSFGKVYRMVKEKVRSPKEPETPTELYTKERHVVVTGDANYVDPRFCVYPVTAKGGVAVSIAEDSVLYDGQLEPSPESPKPPLENGQVGLQEKEDGQPIDQQPTDKEIEPDGKELEVPEEKREGEEQDEGTGRPCPVVTPGAEEPSIPQPPKPVADQDGAEGLGTRGRSLPEKGPPRALAYKTVEVVESIEKISTESIQTYEETAVIVETMIGKTKSDKKKSGEKSS; encoded by the exons ATGTACCGGCGCAGCTACGTCTTCCAGACCCGCAAGGAGCAGTACGAGCGCGCCGATGAGGCTTCGCGCGCCGCCGAGCCCGAGCGCCCGGCAGacgagggctgggctggggccacTAGCCTGGCGGCGCTGCAGGGACTCGGCGAGCGCGTGGCCGCCCACGTCCAGAGGGCCCGCGCGCTCGAGCAGCGCCACGCCGGGCTCCGGCGGCAGCTGGATGCCTTCCAGCGCCTGGGCGAGCTGGCTGGGCCCGAGGACGCCCTCGCCCGCCAAGTCGAGAGCAACCGCCAGCGCGCCCGGGACCTGGCTGCCGAGCGCACCCGGCTGGAGCGCCAGGGCACCGAGGCGCAGCGCGCGCTCGACGAGTTCCGGAGCAA GTACGAAAATGAGTGTGAATGTCAACTCCTGCTAAAAGAAATGCTTGAACGGCTTAACAAG GAAGCTGATGAAGCCTTGCTGCATAACCTGCGCCTTCAGCTGGAAGCCCAATTTTTGCAAGACGATATCAGTGCGGCGAAGGACAGGCACAAGAAG AATCTTCTGGAAGTTCAGACCTATATCAGCATCCTGCAGCAGATCATCCACACCACTCCTCCAGCATCCATTGTGACGAGTGGGATGAGGGAG GAGAAGCTCCTGACGGAGCGGGAGGTGGCCGCTCTGCGGAGTCAGCTGGAGGAGGGCCGCGAGGTGCTCGCCCACCTGCAGGCGCAGAGAGTGGAGCTGCAGGCCCAG ACAACAACTCTGGAACAAGCTATTAAAAGTGCCCATGAGTGTTATGACGATGAGATTCAGCTTTATAACGAGCAGATTGAGACATTGCGCAAGGAGATTGAGGAGACAGAGCGGGTCCTGGAGAAGTCTTCTTACGACTGCCGGCAGCTGGCGGTCGCCCAGCAAACCCTGAAGAATGAGCTGGACCGGTATCATCGTATCATCGAGATTGAAGGCAACAG GCTGAGCTCTGCCTTCATTGAAACTCCCATTCCCCTGTTCACCCAGAGCCATGGAGTCTCTCTCAGCACTGGATCTGGTGGGAAAG ATCTTACCAGGGCTCTGCAGGATATAACAGCAGCAAAACCAAGACAAAAAGGCCTCCCCAAGAATGTTCCAAGGAGAAAGGAGATTATAGCAAAAGACAAAACCAACGGAGCTCTGGAAGATGCACCATTAAAAGGTTTGGAAGACACAAAGCTGGTACAGGTGGTACTTAAAGAGGAAAGTGAATCTAAGTTTGAATCAGAAAGTAAAGAAGTAAGTCCCCTGACACAAGAAGGGGCTCCAGAGGATGTGCCAGACGGAGGGCAGATAAGCAAAAGCTTTGGGAAAGTATACAGGATGGTCAAGGAGAAAGTGAGAAGCCCCAAAGAGCCTGAGACCCCCACTGAGCTCTACACCAAAGAGCGGCACGTGGTGGTCACAGGGGATGCCAATTACGTGGACCCTAGGTTCTGTGTCTACCCCGTCACAGCCAAAGGTGGGGTGGCTGTTTCCATCGCGGAAGACTCTGTGCTTTATGATGGCCAGTTGGAGCCCTCTCCTGAGTCACCTAAGCCCCCTTTAGAGAATGGGCAGGTGGGTCTGCAGGAGAAAGAAGATGGACAGCCAATTGACCAGCAGCCTACAGACAAGGAGATTGAGCCAGATGGCAAAGAGCTGGAAGTCCCTGAGGAGAAACGTGAGGGTGAGGAGCAGGACGAGGGGACTGGGAGACCCTGTCCCGTGGTCACACCCGGTGCAGAGGAACCGTCTATACCCCAGCCTCCAAAGCCTGTGGCTGATCAGGATGGAGCCGAGGGGCTTGGGACTAGGGGCAGAAGCCTGCCAGAAAAAGGCCCTCCCAGGGCTTTGGCCTATAAGACAGTAGAAGTGGTGGAATCTATCGAGAAGATTTCCACAGAGAGCATTcagacatatgaagaaactgCTGTGATCGTGGAGACCATGATTGGAAAGACAAAGTCAGACAAGAAGAAATCAGGAGAGAAGAGCTCTTAA